From a single Gimesia fumaroli genomic region:
- a CDS encoding 50S ribosomal protein L25, with product MSDDFVLPRISAFKRDKLGSIESRRIRRAGRVPAVVYGHEQEPAHVCVEDHDLQNLIKNRERVFEIDVDGQVEETMLRELQWDTFGTQVLHVDLIRINASERVTVEVPVRLRGTSPGVVSGGILEQPLHTLELDCLAHNIPDDLPVRINALEIGDAIHVSDVEVPRGSKIHNEGDQVVVHVIAAQPEEAEAEVSDAAAESGEAAESAAE from the coding sequence ATGTCAGACGATTTTGTATTGCCGAGAATCAGTGCTTTCAAACGGGATAAACTGGGATCAATCGAAAGCCGCCGTATTCGCCGGGCTGGTCGGGTACCGGCTGTCGTGTATGGTCATGAGCAGGAACCTGCTCATGTGTGTGTGGAAGACCACGATCTCCAGAATCTGATTAAGAACCGTGAACGCGTTTTTGAGATTGACGTAGATGGTCAGGTCGAAGAAACCATGCTGCGGGAATTGCAGTGGGATACATTTGGAACTCAGGTTCTGCATGTGGATTTGATTCGGATCAATGCTTCAGAACGCGTGACAGTTGAAGTGCCTGTCCGATTGCGTGGAACCTCGCCTGGTGTCGTGTCAGGGGGGATTCTGGAGCAGCCTCTGCACACTCTTGAACTCGACTGTCTGGCTCATAATATTCCTGACGATCTTCCTGTGCGTATCAATGCATTGGAGATCGGCGACGCGATTCATGTCAGTGATGTTGAAGTGCCTCGTGGCTCCAAGATCCATAATGAGGGAGATCAGGTTGTTGTGCATGTGATTGCAGCTCAGCCGGAAGAAGCTGAAGCCGAAGTTTCTGATGCTGCAGCTGAATCTGGTGAGGCAGCTGAATCAGCGGCTGAATAG
- the pth gene encoding aminoacyl-tRNA hydrolase has translation MKVVVGLGNPGKQYERTRHNVGFDVLSQLVEWHGVSGFKSQFEAEVGEFSFAGEKVLLVAPQTFMNLSGRSVAALVKFFKLPSTDVMVICDDMNLPVGRLRMRGAGSAGGQKGLQDIIQKLGTQDVPRLRIGVGRPPAGFPAADYVLGRFRSKKDLELIPQAVDAAAKGVECWVQNGLEIAMNQVNAPE, from the coding sequence GTGAAAGTGGTCGTAGGACTGGGAAATCCCGGTAAGCAATACGAGCGAACGCGGCATAATGTTGGGTTTGACGTTTTGTCTCAGTTGGTAGAGTGGCACGGCGTGTCCGGGTTTAAAAGCCAGTTTGAGGCGGAAGTCGGTGAGTTTTCCTTTGCGGGGGAAAAAGTGTTACTGGTTGCTCCGCAAACGTTTATGAATTTAAGTGGTCGCAGTGTTGCGGCATTAGTGAAGTTTTTCAAATTGCCTTCCACCGATGTGATGGTGATTTGTGATGATATGAATTTACCTGTCGGTCGTCTCCGAATGCGGGGAGCAGGTTCGGCCGGTGGTCAAAAAGGATTGCAGGACATTATCCAGAAGTTGGGTACTCAGGATGTGCCCCGTTTGAGAATCGGTGTGGGGCGACCTCCTGCCGGATTTCCAGCTGCGGATTATGTTTTAGGGCGTTTTCGATCTAAAAAAGATCTGGAACTGATCCCGCAAGCAGTGGACGCTGCTGCCAAAGGGGTTGAGTGCTGGGTTCAAAATGGTCTTGAAATTGCCATGAATCAGGTAAATGCACCTGAATGA
- the rpsF gene encoding 30S ribosomal protein S6, which translates to MVNYEGMFLLDSGKFAADHEGTIAHLMEILEKAGAEIVAHRPWQDGKLAYEIEGHMKGLHYLVYFTMPGSGMDVITRSCHLSDIVIRQMVIKQPQTLFDAMVSAIDPSSAPEDATAEAKESGSSETAEVDADYDAIDDDDED; encoded by the coding sequence ATGGTAAATTACGAAGGAATGTTCCTGTTAGACAGTGGTAAATTTGCCGCTGACCATGAAGGGACGATTGCTCACTTAATGGAAATTCTGGAAAAAGCAGGTGCTGAGATTGTGGCACACCGTCCGTGGCAGGATGGCAAGCTGGCTTATGAGATTGAAGGCCACATGAAAGGTCTGCATTATCTGGTCTACTTCACAATGCCTGGGAGCGGGATGGATGTGATCACCCGGTCTTGCCACCTGAGTGATATTGTCATTCGTCAGATGGTGATTAAGCAGCCTCAAACCTTGTTTGATGCCATGGTTTCTGCAATTGATCCTTCATCGGCTCCTGAAGATGCAACGGCAGAAGCAAAAGAGTCTGGCAGCAGCGAAACTGCTGAAGTCGACGCAGATTATGATGCCATTGATGATGATGACGAAGACTAA
- the ssb gene encoding single-stranded DNA-binding protein, which produces MASFNKVILVGNLTRDPQVRYTPGGSAVAEIGLAVNRSWFDKNSNSRKEETTFVDVTLWGRTAEVASEYLTKGRSVLIEGRLQLDQWDDKESGQKRSKLKVVGENMTMLGGRGESGGGGGAPSGGGGHASRGNAPSQGGASSAADSFYDNAPGGGMPDDDVPF; this is translated from the coding sequence ATGGCCAGTTTCAATAAAGTCATTCTCGTCGGTAACCTAACACGTGACCCACAGGTGCGTTATACACCGGGGGGAAGTGCCGTTGCTGAGATTGGACTTGCCGTGAATCGGAGTTGGTTTGACAAGAATTCCAATTCACGCAAGGAAGAGACCACATTTGTGGACGTGACTTTATGGGGGCGGACGGCGGAAGTTGCCAGCGAATACCTGACTAAGGGACGTTCGGTACTGATTGAAGGTCGTTTGCAATTGGATCAGTGGGATGACAAAGAATCAGGCCAGAAACGGAGTAAGCTCAAGGTTGTTGGCGAGAATATGACGATGTTGGGCGGACGGGGCGAGTCTGGCGGTGGTGGCGGAGCTCCTTCTGGTGGTGGAGGCCATGCCTCTCGAGGAAATGCTCCTTCGCAAGGCGGGGCTTCCAGTGCCGCGGATTCCTTTTATGATAACGCGCCCGGCGGGGGAATGCCTGATGATGATGTGCCTTTCTAA
- the rplI gene encoding 50S ribosomal protein L9, with amino-acid sequence MVRKQRNTSVVGSSKSSIEVLLAEKVDSLGDQGDIVRVKPGYARNFLLPYGLATIATDHNKWMVVQHQKRMAELEKDRLKSLKGLADKLSKHSVTMEANANEEGHLYGSIVAVDISKSLKEGGFDVPTDSIRLEGPLKELGMYTVKLQLHDKVKTEVKVWVVPTAEKS; translated from the coding sequence ATGGTTCGCAAACAACGTAACACCTCAGTCGTCGGTAGTTCCAAGTCGTCTATCGAGGTTTTGCTGGCAGAAAAAGTTGACAGTCTGGGTGACCAGGGTGATATTGTTCGGGTGAAACCCGGATATGCTCGTAATTTTTTATTGCCCTATGGTCTGGCTACCATTGCCACTGATCATAACAAGTGGATGGTGGTTCAACACCAGAAGCGGATGGCTGAGCTGGAAAAAGACCGTCTGAAGTCCTTGAAAGGTCTGGCTGACAAACTCAGTAAGCACAGCGTCACGATGGAAGCCAATGCCAATGAAGAAGGCCATCTTTATGGGTCGATCGTTGCCGTTGATATCAGCAAATCACTCAAAGAAGGTGGTTTCGATGTTCCTACTGACAGCATTCGTCTGGAAGGTCCGCTGAAAGAATTGGGGATGTATACCGTCAAACTGCAGTTGCATGATAAGGTGAAGACCGAAGTCAAAGTCTGGGTCGTGCCCACAGCAGAAAAAAGCTAA
- the dnaB gene encoding replicative DNA helicase, which yields MSVAGKGNFRRPKQESVEELFGKVPPQNLDAEKAVLGSILLDNIVIDDLVQIVKANHFYSDKNARIFSAILRLHDAGVRGIDAVTIAEELDSKGELAEAGDVLYLHEILESVPHAAHAEYYAKIVRDKSVQRTLIHSCTEIIRESYAPQGDTLDVLNKAEQSIFSILEQQGEGDKIDIKDILMDAFDRIHERSQKEGMLTGLTTGFIDLDTQINGFQPSELIILAARPSMGKTALVCNFAEAAADEGETATIIFSLEQSKLELAERLLCIRSGVNGHSLRAGDLEDDERHRLMEASSEISEMPLFIDDKPGRTIQEISAICRRLKRLSNLGLIIIDYLQLIEPEDKTMPREQQIAQITRRLKGLCKELNVPIIALAQLNRGVELREDKRPRLADLRESGAIEQDADLIMFLHRPDKYDPEDSPGLAEVVVAKHRSGPTGIINLTWKASSMRFANYANLDVPEGGYMGDGGGFG from the coding sequence ATGTCAGTTGCCGGGAAAGGAAATTTTCGCCGCCCGAAACAGGAATCCGTAGAGGAGTTGTTCGGGAAAGTTCCCCCTCAGAACCTGGATGCCGAGAAAGCGGTTTTAGGCAGTATTCTCCTGGATAATATTGTGATTGATGATCTGGTGCAGATCGTCAAGGCCAATCATTTTTACAGCGATAAGAACGCGCGCATTTTTTCAGCGATTCTCAGACTGCATGATGCCGGCGTTCGCGGTATTGACGCGGTGACAATCGCCGAAGAGCTTGATTCCAAAGGAGAGTTGGCCGAGGCAGGCGATGTTCTGTATCTGCATGAAATTCTGGAAAGTGTCCCCCACGCGGCCCACGCAGAATATTATGCCAAAATTGTTCGAGATAAATCGGTTCAACGCACGCTCATTCATTCCTGTACCGAAATTATCCGGGAAAGTTATGCCCCCCAGGGAGACACTCTGGATGTTTTAAACAAGGCCGAGCAGAGCATCTTCAGCATTCTGGAACAGCAGGGTGAGGGCGACAAGATCGACATCAAAGACATTCTGATGGATGCCTTCGATCGGATTCATGAACGCTCGCAAAAAGAGGGGATGCTGACTGGTTTGACGACTGGTTTTATCGATTTGGATACGCAGATCAATGGTTTTCAGCCATCGGAATTGATCATCCTGGCGGCACGCCCGAGTATGGGAAAAACCGCGTTGGTCTGTAACTTTGCGGAAGCCGCCGCCGATGAGGGAGAGACGGCGACAATCATCTTCAGTCTGGAACAATCCAAACTTGAATTAGCAGAACGTTTGTTGTGTATTCGTTCGGGCGTCAATGGCCACTCATTGCGGGCCGGGGATCTGGAAGACGACGAGCGTCATCGACTGATGGAGGCTTCTTCCGAGATTAGCGAAATGCCTTTGTTTATCGATGACAAACCAGGACGCACGATTCAGGAAATCAGCGCGATATGTCGTCGTTTAAAACGGCTGAGCAATCTGGGGTTGATTATCATCGACTATCTGCAGTTGATCGAACCTGAAGACAAAACTATGCCGCGAGAACAACAGATTGCCCAGATCACGCGCCGTCTGAAAGGGCTGTGTAAAGAGTTGAACGTGCCGATTATCGCTTTGGCACAGTTAAACCGTGGAGTGGAATTGCGAGAAGACAAACGACCCCGTCTGGCTGACTTGCGTGAAAGTGGGGCAATCGAACAGGACGCTGACCTGATCATGTTCCTGCACCGTCCGGATAAATACGACCCTGAAGATTCTCCGGGGTTGGCAGAAGTGGTCGTCGCGAAGCATCGTAGTGGTCCGACCGGGATTATTAATCTGACTTGGAAGGCTTCTTCAATGCGGTTTGCCAACTATGCCAATCTGGATGTCCCCGAAGGGGGCTACATGGGAGACGGCGGCGGCTTCGGGTAG
- a CDS encoding HDOD domain-containing protein, translating to MIQTETKTDKPNDFPPIVESSFHKIKNIATLPAVAHQIMNLVAEPESTTDDLRQIIVNDPALSACILKVVNSSYYGFPQQIGSIDRAIVLLGLNAIKNIAIATSLNKVFKSNRIGTDFDPCDLWAHSVAVAICARELSVISGYGDPDEVFLAGLIHDIGIMVEMQANHQEFVEIIGIVSHEQDTTFRQAEEQVLGATHELFGAITCREWKFPPHFERVVRYHHHPMELSETDRCLPAIVHVADILAAQIHEGYTRTVETETIDPEILCFLNLQESDLEALGESLRDSIHEAHQLLGG from the coding sequence ATGATTCAGACAGAAACAAAAACTGATAAACCGAACGACTTTCCCCCCATCGTGGAATCGTCGTTCCATAAAATCAAAAATATTGCAACGCTACCTGCGGTCGCTCATCAAATCATGAACCTCGTTGCTGAACCGGAATCTACGACGGATGATCTCAGGCAAATTATTGTCAACGATCCTGCGCTGAGTGCCTGCATCCTCAAAGTCGTCAATTCCTCGTATTATGGCTTCCCGCAACAGATCGGCTCCATCGATCGTGCCATCGTTCTGTTAGGTCTGAACGCGATTAAGAATATTGCGATCGCCACCAGCTTAAACAAAGTCTTCAAATCAAACCGCATCGGGACCGATTTTGATCCCTGTGATCTCTGGGCTCATTCTGTCGCGGTTGCCATCTGCGCACGAGAACTCTCTGTCATAAGTGGATACGGAGACCCCGATGAAGTCTTTCTGGCCGGCCTGATTCACGATATTGGTATTATGGTTGAGATGCAGGCCAATCATCAGGAGTTCGTGGAAATCATCGGCATCGTAAGTCACGAACAAGACACCACATTTCGCCAGGCCGAAGAACAGGTACTCGGCGCGACACATGAATTATTCGGTGCCATCACCTGTAGAGAATGGAAGTTCCCCCCGCATTTTGAACGTGTCGTTCGCTACCACCATCATCCTATGGAACTTTCCGAAACTGACCGCTGTCTTCCGGCAATCGTCCATGTTGCTGACATCCTCGCTGCCCAGATCCATGAAGGCTATACACGCACAGTAGAAACAGAAACCATTGATCCGGAAATCCTCTGCTTTTTAAATCTCCAGGAATCAGACCTCGAAGCGCTCGGAGAAAGTCTGAGAGATTCAATCCACGAAGCCCACCAGTTACTCGGTGGCTGA
- a CDS encoding two-component system response regulator codes for MYELNDTRNRRILVIDDNEAIHDDFKKILTGSAKSTKTSDSYAAFFGEQEATSNELSFEVDTASQGREGLEKVTQSIQKGCPYAMAFVDIRMPPGWDGIETVSHLWEVDPDLLIVICTAYNDYNWTEMSKQLGCMDRWLILKKPFDNVEVRQLASSLTEKWDLARKAEVKLTELQQSVGVKNRQLAAFRKAVDAAGIVAMIDLDGTILEANDNFCKISGYSHDELVGQNHNMILSAHHPDEFFEELYATVEQNKIWHGEICNRAKDGSLYWVDTTIVPMLDEDDKTISYFTLRIEISDRKKLMGQLQTQAYNDSLTGLPNRASILDSIQSAIDRGPDHHFALLFLDFDRFKLINDSLGHDMGDELLKEIAQRLSNTLRGTDQIKPARLGGDEFVVLLNRLTNLSDATVVAERLLDVFSKSYQLGTHTVYSTASIGVVTSEYQYQTASDMIRDADVAMYKAKAAGYGSYLVFDQTMREKAQYRLRLEGDLRTAIAQNEFALFYQPIVSLESGKLEGLEALVRWEHPERGMISPDDFIPVAEETGLISAIGEWCLNEACRQFAEWKQTFGDDAPGFMHVNVSRRQLLDPKLTHTVRQVIEKHEIPPKQLHLEVTESLIMEDQKTFIPILKELRKIGIKVDMDDFGTGHSSLSCLHEFPLDVLKIDRSFVVNAKHVRDYAALLQAILTLADNLELQVVAEGITDTEQLILLQALGCEYGQGYLFSEPRLATEIQTLFGAHIDWTNNPSEMQATSS; via the coding sequence ATGTACGAATTAAACGACACACGTAACCGACGCATCCTCGTCATTGATGACAACGAAGCCATCCACGATGACTTCAAGAAAATCCTGACAGGTAGTGCAAAGTCAACCAAAACCAGTGATTCCTACGCTGCCTTTTTTGGTGAGCAGGAAGCCACATCGAACGAACTTTCTTTCGAAGTGGACACCGCCTCACAAGGAAGGGAAGGCCTGGAAAAAGTGACCCAGTCGATTCAGAAAGGCTGCCCTTATGCGATGGCATTTGTTGACATTCGCATGCCTCCCGGCTGGGATGGCATCGAAACCGTCAGTCACCTCTGGGAAGTCGATCCAGACCTGCTGATTGTCATCTGCACCGCGTACAACGATTACAACTGGACCGAAATGTCAAAACAGCTCGGCTGTATGGACCGCTGGCTCATCCTGAAAAAACCATTTGATAATGTGGAAGTGCGTCAGCTGGCTTCTTCACTCACAGAAAAATGGGATCTGGCTAGAAAAGCAGAGGTAAAACTCACCGAATTGCAGCAGTCCGTCGGAGTTAAAAACCGCCAACTGGCTGCATTCCGCAAGGCTGTTGATGCGGCTGGTATTGTCGCAATGATTGACCTGGATGGGACCATACTGGAAGCCAACGACAACTTTTGCAAAATCTCTGGCTATTCTCATGATGAACTTGTGGGGCAGAACCATAACATGATTCTCTCAGCGCATCATCCGGATGAATTTTTCGAAGAATTGTATGCGACTGTAGAACAAAACAAGATCTGGCATGGCGAAATCTGCAACCGCGCCAAAGACGGATCACTCTACTGGGTGGATACGACAATCGTACCGATGCTGGATGAAGATGACAAAACCATCAGCTACTTCACCCTGCGGATTGAAATCAGCGACCGAAAAAAGTTAATGGGCCAGTTACAGACGCAAGCATACAATGATTCCCTGACCGGGCTGCCCAACCGGGCCTCCATTCTGGATTCCATTCAAAGTGCAATCGACCGCGGACCAGACCATCATTTTGCATTACTGTTTCTGGACTTTGATCGATTCAAACTGATCAATGACAGCCTGGGGCATGACATGGGAGATGAACTCTTAAAGGAAATCGCCCAGAGGTTGAGCAACACGTTACGAGGCACCGACCAGATCAAGCCAGCCCGACTGGGAGGCGATGAATTTGTCGTTCTGCTCAACAGACTCACCAACCTCTCAGATGCAACCGTAGTGGCTGAACGCTTGCTGGATGTCTTTTCTAAAAGCTATCAGTTAGGAACGCATACGGTTTATTCAACGGCAAGTATCGGCGTGGTTACCAGTGAATATCAATATCAAACGGCCAGCGACATGATTCGCGATGCTGACGTGGCAATGTACAAAGCAAAAGCGGCCGGGTATGGCAGCTACCTGGTCTTTGATCAAACGATGCGGGAAAAAGCACAATACCGATTGCGACTCGAAGGTGATCTACGGACAGCAATCGCACAGAATGAATTTGCACTGTTCTATCAACCCATCGTCTCACTGGAATCAGGAAAGCTCGAAGGGCTCGAGGCATTAGTCCGCTGGGAACATCCTGAGCGGGGAATGATCAGCCCTGACGATTTTATTCCCGTTGCTGAAGAGACCGGCTTGATCAGTGCCATCGGAGAATGGTGTCTCAACGAAGCCTGCCGGCAATTCGCAGAATGGAAACAGACATTTGGCGACGATGCACCAGGCTTTATGCACGTCAACGTCTCGCGCAGACAATTACTTGACCCGAAACTGACTCATACCGTCAGACAGGTCATTGAAAAACATGAAATTCCACCAAAGCAACTGCATCTGGAAGTCACCGAAAGCCTGATTATGGAAGATCAAAAAACGTTTATTCCCATCTTGAAAGAGCTTAGAAAAATTGGGATCAAGGTCGACATGGACGACTTTGGCACAGGCCATTCGTCTTTATCCTGCCTGCACGAATTCCCGCTGGATGTCCTCAAGATCGACCGTTCTTTTGTGGTCAATGCCAAACATGTCCGCGACTACGCGGCACTTCTCCAAGCGATTCTCACTCTGGCAGATAATCTTGAATTACAGGTTGTCGCCGAAGGAATCACTGATACCGAACAGCTGATCCTCCTCCAGGCATTGGGCTGCGAATACGGGCAAGGTTACTTGTTCTCCGAACCACGTCTGGCAACGGAAATCCAGACTCTCTTCGGGGCGCACATCGATTGGACTAACAATCCATCCGAAATGCAGGCCACATCATCATAG
- a CDS encoding ATP-binding protein, whose amino-acid sequence MSNQEKDSTQQQTQSSDLKKGARQHSLLPPARLYHNLKVRILIPVVLAMMVILGCGLFGMYWQDHQAIDADVSARVKGAQQVLANQLDEDASLLIGFQQFLIDNEKLQQAWLSKDREELLRQAAPIYEKINRSNRVTHFYFIDLDQTCFLRVHRPTQFGDTINRQTMNQVATTGKITYGIELGKFGHFTLRVVQPWFVDGKHVGYIELGEEIEHITPKLSDILGVQVVFAIEKEYLNRALWEKGLQILGHTGDWDLLSNFVIIDKTIETVPPNLLPLIDASGNKNRQVSLTDQSTGKLYRGGIMPLMDASNQRVGSLVIMKDITLQTAELHKMAGLLLFVGVIVGGVLFAVCYIYITSLRNVSKQLIETAHQAGKAEIATSVLHNVGNVLNSVNVSAGLIQDNVLKSSTNNLTKAIDVMEQHLDDIGDYVTRDNRGKHLPRFLIDVSNQISTEEEEILEEVNSLIRNIDHIKAVVASQQKNAKGAAGIVEEFSLVELLEDAININTASMERHSVKITLNFDEIGKIVSDKQLLLQIVVNLISNAKYACIESGHQKHQITVRLKRRENDRIAIEVQDNGMGITAENLTKIFSHGFTTRKEGHGFGLHSAILTAEELGGSLAATSDGPGTGSTFTLEIPYQKAGTFLCTN is encoded by the coding sequence GTGTCCAATCAGGAAAAAGATTCTACACAACAACAAACCCAATCAAGTGATTTGAAAAAAGGTGCCAGGCAACACAGCTTATTACCCCCGGCCCGACTGTATCACAATCTGAAAGTGCGCATTCTGATCCCTGTAGTCCTGGCGATGATGGTGATTCTGGGTTGTGGCCTGTTTGGAATGTACTGGCAGGACCATCAGGCGATTGATGCCGATGTATCAGCCCGGGTAAAAGGCGCACAACAGGTTCTGGCAAATCAACTCGATGAAGATGCTTCTCTGCTGATCGGCTTTCAACAGTTCCTCATCGACAATGAAAAACTTCAGCAAGCCTGGCTTTCTAAAGACCGAGAAGAACTGTTGCGACAGGCAGCACCGATTTATGAAAAAATCAACAGGTCAAACCGAGTTACCCACTTTTACTTTATTGATCTTGATCAGACCTGCTTTCTGAGAGTGCATCGCCCCACACAATTTGGCGATACCATCAATCGGCAAACGATGAACCAGGTCGCGACAACAGGCAAAATAACCTACGGCATTGAACTGGGAAAGTTTGGACACTTCACGCTTCGCGTCGTTCAACCCTGGTTTGTCGACGGTAAACACGTCGGCTACATTGAGTTGGGCGAAGAAATTGAACACATCACCCCCAAGCTGTCAGATATTCTGGGAGTCCAGGTCGTGTTCGCCATCGAAAAAGAGTATCTCAATCGAGCGCTATGGGAAAAAGGACTCCAGATTCTGGGCCATACAGGAGACTGGGACCTACTTTCAAATTTCGTCATCATCGATAAGACCATCGAAACAGTGCCACCGAATTTGCTCCCCTTGATTGATGCCAGTGGTAATAAAAACAGACAAGTATCACTCACCGATCAGTCCACTGGTAAATTATACCGCGGTGGAATCATGCCACTGATGGATGCCAGCAATCAACGGGTCGGTAGCCTCGTGATCATGAAAGACATCACACTACAAACTGCGGAATTACACAAAATGGCAGGCTTGTTGCTCTTTGTAGGAGTGATTGTAGGCGGAGTCCTGTTTGCCGTCTGTTATATCTATATCACTTCGCTCCGAAATGTATCAAAGCAGCTCATCGAAACGGCTCACCAGGCAGGTAAGGCGGAAATTGCAACCAGTGTCCTGCACAATGTGGGCAACGTCCTCAACAGTGTCAATGTCTCTGCAGGTTTAATCCAGGATAACGTTCTCAAGTCCAGTACGAATAATTTGACCAAAGCCATCGATGTCATGGAACAGCACCTGGATGACATCGGCGATTATGTCACCCGGGATAATCGAGGAAAACACCTGCCGCGATTCCTGATCGATGTGAGCAATCAGATCTCAACAGAAGAAGAAGAGATTCTTGAAGAAGTCAATTCCCTGATCAGAAATATTGATCACATCAAGGCTGTCGTGGCATCGCAACAAAAGAACGCCAAAGGCGCCGCGGGGATCGTTGAAGAATTTTCCCTGGTTGAACTTCTGGAAGACGCTATCAACATCAATACCGCTTCCATGGAGCGGCATTCCGTAAAGATTACTCTGAATTTTGATGAAATTGGAAAGATCGTTTCAGACAAGCAACTGTTATTGCAAATTGTTGTTAACCTGATCAGCAACGCAAAATACGCCTGTATTGAAAGTGGACACCAAAAACATCAAATCACAGTCCGCTTGAAACGCAGAGAAAATGATCGCATCGCGATTGAGGTGCAGGACAACGGGATGGGAATCACTGCCGAAAACCTGACAAAAATCTTCTCGCACGGATTTACCACACGTAAAGAAGGCCATGGCTTCGGTCTCCATAGTGCCATTCTGACCGCAGAAGAACTGGGCGGGAGCCTGGCCGCCACCAGCGATGGCCCGGGAACAGGTTCTACCTTTACCCTCGAAATCCCGTACCAGAAGGCAGGAACATTTCTATGTACGAATTAA